In Janthinobacterium sp. 67, a genomic segment contains:
- the flgK gene encoding flagellar hook-associated protein FlgK, with amino-acid sequence MSIISNALSGSIAAQAALNAASQNIANLQTAGYTRQGVLLSSLGAGVGVRSAGNGVEVSALLRFADAYKSQQMWRAASDQGARSQTQPYLTQLERVMGDDASSISNGIDGFFAALNASAVDPTSTPLRQQIVTSADAMAQRFNSISTVMGNQLLSVQQQRAAIVPQANTTLANIAALNQRISTSTASGTNVSSLMDARDQLIDGLASQMGIEVLDQPDGSRNVSLKSGQPLVIGSLAGTLSSSMTNTGEQTLNLDFAKSSYKLDPVAIGGQMGGLGEFEQNTLKPLQQSLQDMATQLTSKVNAQLALGKTMAGAPGGPLLVYANGKLSITPGFNAKDLALSLTGAAGDSGNLQKLIEIKNQPITVSWVGSVLMSDADTQLVGKLGIYSQQNQALLKTANTVRSQAIDDWKSTSGVNKDEEAMSLVEFQNMYQANMKVISVANSLFDATLQMMG; translated from the coding sequence ATGAGCATCATCAGCAATGCATTGTCAGGCAGCATCGCCGCCCAGGCCGCACTCAATGCGGCCAGCCAGAACATCGCCAACCTGCAAACGGCGGGCTACACGCGCCAGGGCGTGCTGTTGTCCTCGCTTGGTGCCGGCGTGGGCGTGCGCTCGGCCGGCAATGGCGTGGAAGTGTCGGCCCTGCTGCGCTTTGCCGATGCCTATAAAAGCCAGCAAATGTGGCGCGCCGCGTCCGACCAGGGCGCCCGTTCGCAGACCCAGCCTTACCTGACCCAGCTCGAGCGCGTGATGGGCGACGATGCGTCCAGCATCAGCAACGGCATCGACGGCTTTTTCGCCGCCCTCAATGCCTCGGCCGTCGACCCGACGTCGACGCCGCTGCGCCAGCAGATCGTCACCTCCGCCGACGCCATGGCGCAGCGCTTCAACAGCATCAGCACCGTCATGGGCAACCAGCTGCTGTCGGTGCAGCAGCAACGGGCAGCCATCGTGCCGCAAGCCAACACCACCCTGGCCAATATCGCCGCGCTGAACCAGCGCATCAGCACCTCCACGGCATCGGGCACGAACGTGTCGTCGCTGATGGATGCGCGCGACCAGCTGATCGATGGCCTGGCCTCGCAAATGGGCATCGAAGTGCTCGACCAGCCGGACGGCTCACGCAATGTCTCGCTGAAGTCGGGCCAGCCGCTGGTCATCGGCAGCCTGGCCGGCACCCTGAGCAGCAGCATGACGAACACGGGCGAGCAAACCCTGAACCTCGATTTCGCCAAGTCCTCGTACAAGCTCGACCCGGTCGCCATCGGCGGCCAGATGGGCGGCCTGGGCGAGTTCGAGCAAAATACCCTGAAACCGCTGCAGCAGTCGCTGCAAGACATGGCCACCCAGCTGACCAGCAAGGTCAACGCACAGCTGGCTCTGGGCAAAACCATGGCCGGCGCGCCAGGCGGTCCCCTGCTGGTCTACGCGAATGGCAAACTGAGCATTACTCCCGGCTTCAACGCCAAGGACCTGGCCCTGTCGCTGACGGGCGCGGCCGGCGACAGCGGCAACCTGCAGAAATTGATCGAGATCAAGAATCAACCGATCACCGTCAGCTGGGTCGGTTCCGTCCTGATGAGCGACGCGGACACGCAACTGGTCGGCAAGCTGGGCATCTACAGCCAGCAGAACCAGGCCTTGCTGAAGACGGCCAACACGGTGCGCTCACAAGCGATCGACGACTGGAAATCGACCAGCGGCGTGAACAAGGACGAAGAAGCGATGAGCCTGGTCGAATTCCAGAATATGTACCAGGCAAACATGAAAGTCATTTCCGTGGCGAATAGCCTGTTTGACGCCACTTTGCAAATGATGGGTTAA
- a CDS encoding rod-binding protein — protein sequence MLNINDSSSALPSALDDKSPAAATPADPRYAAKATEAAVKFEAFFISHMLRQMRSGTREMAGEDSVFKDPINSDMLEMADNLVADKMAGQRAFGIADAILRQLLPPAGAPVAANSAVKTDNIAAPLNKSV from the coding sequence ATGCTTAATATCAACGACAGCAGCAGCGCCCTGCCCTCGGCGCTCGACGACAAGTCTCCTGCGGCAGCCACGCCGGCCGACCCGCGCTATGCGGCCAAGGCCACCGAGGCGGCCGTCAAGTTCGAAGCCTTCTTCATCTCGCACATGCTGCGCCAGATGCGTTCGGGCACGCGCGAGATGGCGGGCGAAGACAGCGTCTTCAAGGACCCGATCAACAGCGACATGCTGGAAATGGCCGACAACCTGGTGGCCGACAAGATGGCCGGCCAGCGCGCCTTCGGCATCGCCGACGCCATCCTGCGCCAGCTGCTGCCGCCGGCCGGCGCCCCCGTGGCGGCCAACAGCGCTGTCAAGACCGACAATATTGCAGCGCCGCTTAATAAATCCGTCTGA
- a CDS encoding flagellar basal body P-ring protein FlgI gives MKFRSALPLAAMLAALSGLALPASAAQVLRNLVSIEGVRDNPLVGYGLVVGLNGSGDTTQVKFSSQSVVNMLKQFGVKMPDGAEAKSKNVATVMVSAVFPPGYRRGQAIDVTVSSLGDAKSLRGGTLLLTPLRAADNETYALAQGNVVVGGLNATGKSGSSVTVNTPTSGRIPNGANIEREILSDFSTRPTVTLNLRHPHFETAINIVEAVNRRFGAVATTRDATSVEVLAPENPTQRVAFMAKLEALSVDVGVDTPKVVFNSRTGTVVIAEGLRVKAAAVTHGSLKVVISESSAVSQPAPFGRGQTTVTPQSKVSVDQGNGNMFKWPAGAKLQSIIDVVNSLGASPDDIMAILQALDQAGAIEGELVVI, from the coding sequence ATGAAATTTCGTTCCGCCCTGCCTCTGGCAGCCATGCTGGCCGCGCTCTCCGGCCTTGCCCTGCCCGCCAGCGCCGCACAAGTGCTGCGCAACCTGGTCAGCATCGAGGGCGTGCGCGACAACCCGCTGGTCGGCTACGGCCTGGTGGTCGGCCTGAACGGCAGCGGCGACACCACCCAGGTGAAGTTTTCCAGCCAGTCCGTCGTCAACATGCTCAAGCAGTTCGGCGTGAAGATGCCGGACGGCGCCGAAGCGAAAAGCAAGAACGTCGCCACCGTCATGGTCAGCGCCGTGTTTCCACCAGGATACCGCCGTGGCCAGGCCATCGATGTCACCGTCTCGTCGCTGGGCGATGCGAAAAGCTTGCGCGGCGGCACCTTGCTGCTGACGCCACTGCGCGCCGCCGACAATGAAACCTATGCGTTGGCGCAAGGCAACGTCGTCGTCGGCGGCCTGAACGCCACCGGCAAGAGCGGCTCGTCCGTCACCGTCAACACGCCCACCTCGGGCCGCATTCCCAACGGCGCCAACATCGAGCGCGAAATCCTCAGCGATTTCTCGACCAGGCCGACCGTCACCCTGAACTTGCGCCACCCGCATTTCGAGACCGCCATCAATATCGTCGAAGCCGTCAACCGCCGTTTTGGCGCCGTCGCCACGACGCGCGACGCCACCAGCGTGGAAGTGCTGGCGCCGGAAAACCCGACCCAGCGCGTGGCCTTCATGGCCAAGCTGGAAGCGCTCTCCGTCGATGTGGGCGTCGATACGCCGAAAGTGGTGTTCAATTCACGCACCGGCACCGTGGTCATCGCCGAAGGCTTGCGCGTGAAGGCGGCCGCCGTCACGCACGGCTCGCTGAAAGTGGTCATTTCCGAAAGCTCGGCAGTGAGCCAGCCGGCGCCGTTCGGCCGCGGCCAGACCACCGTCACGCCGCAATCGAAAGTGTCCGTCGACCAGGGCAACGGCAATATGTTCAAATGGCCGGCCGGCGCCAAGCTGCAGTCGATCATCGACGTCGTCAACAGCCTGGGCGCTTCGCCCGATGACATCATGGCAATTCTGCAAGCCCTGGATCAAGCCGGGGCCATCGAAGGCGAACTGGTGGTGATCTGA
- the flgH gene encoding flagellar basal body L-ring protein FlgH, with the protein MKAAAAMLLVLMAGCASRPAAPVAPSFSDTPLPVAPRGGARGGVGGGVFNADAGLDLISDSRAFRVGDVVTVALQETTQASKKAGTSFNKGSSVGVNAANILGKTFPKTGIDLSADRNFAGDSTSTQQNALSGAITVIVQEVLPNGLLRVQGEKTLTLNQGEEFVRLRGYLRAADIDSNNQVSSLRIANAQIAYSGQGTLAEANTPGWLTRFFVGPWMPF; encoded by the coding sequence ATGAAAGCCGCGGCAGCCATGCTGCTGGTATTGATGGCCGGTTGCGCCAGCCGGCCGGCCGCGCCGGTGGCGCCCAGCTTCTCCGATACGCCGCTGCCCGTGGCGCCGCGCGGCGGCGCGCGCGGCGGCGTGGGCGGCGGCGTGTTCAATGCCGACGCGGGCCTGGACCTGATCTCGGACAGCCGCGCCTTCCGCGTCGGCGACGTCGTCACGGTGGCCCTGCAGGAAACCACGCAGGCCAGCAAGAAGGCCGGCACCTCGTTCAACAAGGGTTCGTCCGTCGGCGTGAATGCAGCCAACATCCTTGGCAAGACCTTCCCCAAGACGGGCATCGACCTGTCGGCCGACCGCAACTTCGCCGGCGATTCGACCAGCACGCAGCAAAATGCGCTGTCCGGCGCCATCACCGTGATCGTGCAGGAAGTGCTGCCGAACGGCTTGCTGCGCGTGCAAGGCGAGAAAACCCTGACCCTGAACCAGGGCGAGGAATTCGTGCGCCTGCGCGGCTACCTGCGCGCGGCCGACATCGATTCGAACAACCAGGTCTCGTCCTTGCGCATTGCCAATGCACAGATCGCCTATTCCGGCCAGGGCACCCTGGCCGAAGCCAATACACCAGGCTGGCTGACGCGCTTCTTCGTCGGCCCATGGATGCCGTTTTAA
- the flgG gene encoding flagellar basal-body rod protein FlgG — MNPAMWISKTGVQAQDAKLQAIANNLANVNTVGFKRDRVVFEDLFYQVEQQPGTQRADNTLSPSGVQLGNGTHMVGTQKVFTTGSLQTTSREFDVAITGNGFLQVLRPNGEAAYTRAGQLGINENGVMVNAQGLPLVPQITVPNNATAITIGENGMVTATVPGNVNGTQLGQLNLSSFVNPTGLLALGENLFQETASSGTPTEGRPGEGALGKLKQFALEGSNVQVVEEMVDMIAAQRTYEMNTKVLSAADNMLQYLAQAAR, encoded by the coding sequence ATGAATCCAGCAATGTGGATCAGCAAGACCGGCGTGCAGGCACAAGATGCCAAACTGCAAGCCATCGCAAATAACCTGGCCAACGTCAATACCGTGGGCTTCAAGCGCGACCGCGTCGTCTTCGAAGACCTGTTTTACCAGGTCGAGCAGCAGCCGGGCACGCAGCGCGCCGACAATACCCTCTCGCCATCGGGCGTACAGCTCGGCAACGGTACCCACATGGTGGGCACGCAAAAGGTGTTTACCACCGGCAGCCTGCAAACGACGAGCCGCGAATTCGACGTCGCCATCACCGGCAACGGCTTTTTGCAGGTGCTGCGTCCGAACGGCGAAGCGGCCTACACGCGCGCCGGCCAGCTGGGCATCAATGAAAACGGCGTGATGGTCAATGCCCAGGGATTGCCGCTGGTGCCGCAGATCACCGTACCGAACAATGCCACGGCGATCACCATCGGCGAAAACGGCATGGTCACGGCCACCGTGCCGGGCAATGTCAACGGCACCCAGCTGGGCCAGCTGAACCTCTCCAGCTTCGTCAACCCGACGGGCTTGCTGGCACTCGGTGAAAACCTGTTCCAGGAAACGGCATCGAGCGGCACGCCGACGGAAGGCCGTCCCGGCGAAGGCGCACTGGGCAAACTGAAACAGTTCGCGCTGGAAGGCTCTAACGTGCAGGTGGTCGAAGAGATGGTCGACATGATCGCTGCCCAGCGCACCTATGAAATGAACACCAAGGTGCTGTCGGCCGCCGACAACATGCTGCAATACCTGGCGCAAGCGGCACGCTGA
- a CDS encoding flagellar basal body rod protein FlgF has product MDALIYTAMSGADRALRAQQVHANNLANIETGGFRANLEVSTAQPLQNGYGYDDRHMTQTQSSAVGTRTGTIKETGRELDVAVTGPGFLAVQWQNGEAYTRAGAMDLDETGALTINGRPVLGEGGPITIPEHTSLSIGADGTISIQVPGTAQMQTVDKLKLVNAEAGELTKNEAGLIVARSGEDLQADPAVRLRDRHLEGSNVSAVEEMVATMSLNRSFEMQMKIFKASDAMTESGNRLLGA; this is encoded by the coding sequence ATGGATGCGCTGATTTATACCGCCATGAGCGGGGCCGACCGTGCCTTGCGGGCACAGCAGGTACACGCCAACAACCTGGCCAATATCGAGACGGGCGGCTTTCGCGCCAACCTGGAAGTGTCCACTGCCCAGCCGCTGCAAAACGGCTACGGCTACGACGACCGCCACATGACGCAGACGCAGTCGAGCGCCGTGGGCACGCGCACGGGCACGATCAAGGAAACGGGACGCGAACTCGACGTGGCCGTCACGGGCCCCGGTTTTCTCGCGGTGCAATGGCAAAACGGCGAAGCCTACACGCGCGCCGGTGCCATGGACCTCGATGAAACGGGCGCGCTGACCATCAACGGCCGGCCCGTGCTGGGCGAAGGCGGTCCCATCACGATTCCCGAGCACACCAGCCTGTCGATCGGCGCCGATGGCACGATTTCCATCCAGGTGCCGGGCACCGCGCAAATGCAGACCGTCGACAAGCTCAAGCTGGTCAACGCGGAAGCGGGCGAGCTGACGAAGAACGAGGCGGGCCTGATCGTGGCGCGCAGCGGCGAAGACTTGCAGGCCGACCCGGCGGTGCGCCTGCGCGACCGCCACCTGGAAGGCAGCAACGTCTCGGCCGTCGAGGAAATGGTCGCCACCATGAGCCTGAACCGCAGTTTCGAGATGCAGATGAAAATTTTCAAGGCCAGCGACGCGATGACCGAGTCGGGCAACCGCCTGCTGGGCGCCTAG
- a CDS encoding flagellar hook protein FlgE — protein sequence MSFDIALSGIQSINQQLNSTSNNIANAGTYGFKSSRANFSAMYAGSRATGTEIGSITQSMSLNGGVLNTGRALDAAIDGRGYFVARDAQNTMSYSRVGIFSASNDGKLIDSNGRLVQGYAAVKGSTTLGTMGDMLIPTGQIPAVASTKLAYAANMSSEWAVKTPAFDKTNELSYNSAKSSIVYDSLGAKHSLGQYFVKTVTGVDVHYTFDNADVTPVTSMTFDTNGKLVTGTSASPVLPTPPGAAALTIAIDYTGTTQFAGEATTSTDRADGYASGTYTGVELADDGSVVAKYTNGQKQSIGVIALATFPDEGALTAVNDTSWVASTTSGTAMYDRPGVGMAGKLVTSSLEQSNVDITSELVGLMTSQRNYQANSKVISTENAMLQSLMQAL from the coding sequence ATGAGTTTCGACATCGCCCTGTCCGGTATCCAATCCATCAACCAGCAGTTGAACAGCACCAGTAACAATATCGCCAACGCCGGCACCTATGGCTTCAAGAGCAGCCGCGCCAACTTTTCGGCCATGTACGCCGGCTCGCGCGCGACGGGCACGGAAATCGGTTCGATCACGCAAAGCATGTCGCTCAATGGCGGCGTGCTCAACACAGGCCGCGCGCTCGACGCGGCCATCGACGGCCGCGGCTATTTCGTCGCGCGCGATGCGCAAAACACCATGAGCTACAGCCGCGTCGGTATCTTCTCGGCAAGCAATGACGGCAAGCTGATCGACTCGAACGGCCGCCTGGTGCAAGGCTACGCCGCCGTCAAGGGCAGCACCACCCTGGGCACCATGGGCGACATGCTCATTCCGACGGGCCAGATTCCCGCCGTGGCGTCGACCAAACTGGCATACGCGGCCAATATGTCGTCCGAATGGGCCGTCAAAACCCCCGCTTTCGACAAGACCAATGAGCTGAGCTACAACAGCGCCAAGTCCTCGATCGTCTACGATTCGCTGGGCGCCAAGCACTCGCTGGGCCAGTACTTCGTCAAGACGGTGACGGGCGTGGATGTGCACTACACCTTCGACAACGCCGATGTGACGCCAGTGACGAGCATGACGTTCGACACGAACGGCAAGCTGGTGACCGGCACGTCCGCCTCGCCAGTGCTGCCGACGCCGCCTGGCGCGGCGGCGCTGACGATCGCCATCGACTATACGGGCACCACCCAGTTCGCCGGCGAAGCGACGACCTCGACCGACCGCGCCGACGGCTATGCCTCGGGCACCTACACAGGCGTGGAACTGGCCGATGACGGCTCCGTCGTGGCGAAATACACGAACGGCCAGAAGCAAAGCATCGGCGTGATCGCCCTGGCCACCTTCCCCGACGAAGGCGCGCTGACGGCCGTCAACGATACGAGCTGGGTTGCCTCGACCACTTCCGGCACCGCCATGTATGACCGCCCAGGCGTAGGCATGGCCGGCAAACTGGTGACGAGTTCGCTGGAACAGTCGAACGTCGACATCACCTCCGAACTGGTGGGCCTGATGACGTCGCAGCGCAACTACCAGGCCAACTCGAAGGTCATCTCGACCGAGAACGCCATGCTGCAATCGCTGATGCAAGCGCTGTAA
- a CDS encoding flagellar hook capping FlgD N-terminal domain-containing protein has product METNLFTNNTSGSNNGSNAVKSQGNATQDMFTKLLVAQIKNQDPLAPTDPSQFVNQLTQQAQTEAMQNLSALTSANASVLQSMQVLALGAQVGSEVMVNSETVQLDKSKVNGSIALAASTTKTTVTLKGIDDKEYKIELGAKSAGTVPFTIDPVALGLPAGTYSMTVSTGGTEKPTVDIAGKLNSVRLSSGGAMILSVSNLGEVNPGAITGFNGKTA; this is encoded by the coding sequence ATGGAAACCAATCTCTTTACAAATAACACCAGCGGCAGCAACAACGGCAGCAATGCCGTCAAGTCGCAAGGCAATGCCACCCAGGACATGTTCACCAAATTACTGGTCGCCCAGATCAAGAACCAGGACCCCCTCGCGCCGACCGACCCGAGCCAGTTCGTCAATCAATTGACGCAGCAGGCGCAGACGGAAGCGATGCAAAACCTGTCGGCGCTGACCAGCGCCAATGCCAGCGTGCTGCAATCGATGCAGGTGCTGGCCCTGGGCGCGCAAGTCGGTTCCGAAGTGATGGTCAACAGCGAAACGGTGCAACTCGACAAGAGCAAGGTCAACGGCAGCATCGCGCTGGCCGCCAGCACCACCAAGACCACGGTGACCCTGAAAGGCATCGACGACAAGGAATACAAGATCGAACTGGGCGCCAAGTCGGCCGGCACGGTGCCGTTCACCATCGACCCGGTGGCCCTGGGCCTGCCTGCCGGCACCTACAGCATGACGGTCAGCACAGGCGGCACCGAAAAACCGACGGTCGACATCGCGGGCAAGCTCAACAGCGTGCGCCTGTCGTCCGGCGGCGCCATGATCCTGAGCGTATCGAACCTGGGCGAAGTCAACCCTGGCGCGATCACCGGCTTTAACGGCAAGACGGCCTGA
- the flgC gene encoding flagellar basal body rod protein FlgC — translation MSFQDISKIAGSAMAAQTVRLNTIASNLANADSVAGSEGETYRARKPVFAAVMDGPGASGAGGRVQVLDVVQSDEPLRKVYEPGHPMANADGMVFYPNVNQVAEMTDMMSASRAFETNVEVLGRIKSMQQSLLKLGEA, via the coding sequence ATGAGCTTCCAGGATATTTCCAAGATCGCCGGTTCGGCGATGGCGGCGCAAACCGTGCGCCTCAATACCATCGCCAGCAACCTGGCCAATGCCGATTCCGTTGCCGGTTCCGAAGGCGAAACCTACCGCGCGCGCAAACCCGTGTTTGCGGCCGTGATGGACGGCCCCGGCGCCAGCGGCGCGGGCGGGCGCGTACAGGTGCTCGACGTGGTGCAAAGCGACGAGCCGCTGCGCAAGGTGTATGAACCGGGCCACCCGATGGCCAATGCCGATGGCATGGTGTTCTACCCCAACGTCAACCAGGTCGCTGAAATGACCGACATGATGTCGGCGTCGCGCGCCTTTGAAACCAATGTCGAAGTTCTGGGCCGCATCAAGTCGATGCAGCAATCGCTCCTCAAATTAGGTGAAGCATAA
- the flgB gene encoding flagellar basal body rod protein FlgB, whose protein sequence is MGINFKDALGVHADALALRADRTRVLAANIANENTPGFQAMDMDFGSALQQLQDNEAGLLSTDDDASALYRVPYHPSRDGNTVEIGVEQAAFSQNATDFQTSLTFVNMKLKGLSKAISGQ, encoded by the coding sequence ATGGGGATTAATTTCAAGGATGCGCTGGGCGTGCACGCCGATGCACTCGCGCTGCGTGCCGACCGTACCCGCGTGCTGGCGGCCAATATCGCCAATGAAAACACGCCCGGCTTCCAGGCCATGGACATGGATTTCGGCAGCGCCCTGCAACAATTGCAGGACAACGAAGCCGGCCTGCTGTCGACCGATGACGATGCCAGCGCCCTGTACCGCGTCCCCTACCACCCCAGCCGCGACGGCAATACCGTCGAAATCGGCGTCGAACAGGCGGCGTTTTCGCAGAATGCCACCGACTTCCAGACCAGCCTCACTTTCGTCAACATGAAACTGAAGGGTCTGTCCAAGGCCATTTCCGGACAATAA
- the flgA gene encoding flagellar basal body P-ring formation chaperone FlgA codes for MKSTRPMPACAAPVALETADSRSAQRMRFVAVCPGSNGWRYEMLARGSITAQVAVTSAPVTANTPLQAGDVTLARRDVTMVPDSIASLAGAVGLSSRRSLRTGEVLRQGQLASPVLVKRGSAVNIVARKEQVEVSMAGEAMDPGALGEVIRVRNATSGTVIRARVVDAGVVEPADIVGR; via the coding sequence GTGAAAAGCACGCGCCCCATGCCGGCGTGCGCGGCGCCCGTTGCGCTGGAAACGGCGGACAGCCGCTCGGCGCAGCGCATGCGTTTTGTCGCGGTGTGTCCTGGAAGCAACGGATGGCGTTATGAAATGCTGGCGCGCGGCAGCATCACGGCCCAGGTGGCCGTCACCAGCGCCCCCGTTACGGCCAATACGCCGCTGCAGGCGGGCGACGTGACCCTGGCGCGGCGCGACGTGACGATGGTGCCCGACAGCATAGCCTCCTTGGCTGGCGCCGTTGGCCTGTCGAGTCGGCGCAGCCTGCGCACCGGCGAAGTGTTGCGCCAGGGACAGCTGGCGTCGCCCGTGCTGGTCAAGCGGGGCAGTGCCGTCAACATCGTGGCGCGCAAGGAGCAGGTGGAAGTGAGCATGGCCGGCGAAGCGATGGATCCGGGCGCGCTGGGCGAGGTGATTCGCGTGCGCAACGCCACCAGCGGCACGGTCATACGTGCCAGGGTGGTCGATGCGGGCGTGGTGGAACCGGCCGATATTGTCGGCCGTTAA
- a CDS encoding glycoside hydrolase family 73 protein — protein sequence MRQADFLTTRATAATPSTAATSAVQSNMRATDATASTGNFSSVFRQVQGEVARFIEQGGGNATSLSPQGRAYLEQSQPVNVLGSINQGGEIGETQQQFLASIKPWTQETGARLGVAPEIVAAHAALESGWGQRPLRQGTGADTNNLFGIKAGGKWQGDVASNMTTEYEAGSGTALKKTERFRSYPDQASAFRDYAQVLLDNPRYRAALNTGADAGAFAQGLARGGYATDPNYAAKLTQLATRLQRTAAAD from the coding sequence ATGCGCCAGGCTGATTTCCTGACCACCCGCGCCACGGCGGCAACCCCATCGACGGCAGCCACGTCCGCCGTGCAGAGCAATATGCGCGCCACCGACGCCACTGCCTCGACCGGCAACTTCAGCAGCGTGTTCCGCCAGGTACAGGGCGAAGTGGCCCGTTTCATCGAACAGGGTGGCGGCAACGCCACCAGCCTGAGCCCGCAAGGACGCGCCTACCTGGAACAGAGCCAACCCGTGAATGTGCTGGGCAGCATCAACCAGGGCGGCGAGATCGGCGAAACGCAGCAGCAATTCCTCGCCTCGATCAAGCCGTGGACGCAAGAAACGGGCGCCCGCCTGGGCGTGGCGCCGGAAATCGTCGCCGCCCACGCGGCGCTGGAATCGGGCTGGGGCCAGCGTCCGCTGCGCCAGGGCACGGGCGCTGACACGAATAATCTGTTCGGCATCAAGGCCGGCGGCAAATGGCAGGGCGACGTGGCCAGCAACATGACCACCGAATACGAGGCGGGCAGCGGCACGGCCCTGAAGAAAACGGAACGCTTCCGCAGCTACCCGGACCAGGCCAGCGCCTTCCGCGACTATGCGCAAGTGTTGCTCGACAACCCACGCTACCGCGCCGCCCTGAACACGGGCGCCGATGCGGGCGCCTTCGCGCAGGGTTTGGCACGGGGCGGCTATGCCACCGATCCCAACTACGCCGCCAAGCTGACGCAGCTGGCGACGCGCCTGCAGCGCACGGCCGCCGCCGACTGA
- the flgN gene encoding flagellar export chaperone FlgN: MTAPRKGITRQEAVRRVLLGMADDRAGYAALHTLLEEQFQATLHHQSARLTALADQVIAAVEPLDARRRQRVSLVTALLGPQGDMAQLFALLQQDARSKAAADWAALEQMVLECKRLNTRNSDLLTEQYSIMQRVLHGEEDTYAPG; this comes from the coding sequence GTGACCGCGCCGCGCAAGGGCATCACGCGCCAGGAAGCCGTGCGCCGCGTGCTGCTAGGCATGGCGGATGACCGCGCCGGCTACGCCGCCCTGCACACCTTGTTGGAAGAGCAATTCCAGGCCACCCTGCACCACCAGAGCGCCCGGCTGACGGCGCTGGCCGACCAGGTCATCGCCGCCGTCGAACCGCTCGATGCGCGCCGCCGCCAGCGTGTCAGCCTCGTCACTGCCCTGCTGGGCCCGCAAGGCGATATGGCGCAATTGTTTGCGCTGTTACAACAAGACGCGCGCAGCAAAGCTGCGGCCGACTGGGCCGCGCTCGAGCAGATGGTGCTCGAATGCAAGCGCCTGAATACCCGCAACAGCGATTTATTAACAGAGCAGTACAGCATCATGCAGCGCGTGCTGCATGGCGAGGAAGATACGTATGCGCCAGGCTGA
- the flgM gene encoding flagellar biosynthesis anti-sigma factor FlgM, producing MKISSGNTGATVRSSAVAPAEAIAEHAGAAGAMAGSSAGAELQSAVLQPAMAALRAMPEIDHERVAMLRDALAKGELPFDPSKLAGLIQRFHGGES from the coding sequence ATGAAAATCTCCTCCGGCAACACCGGTGCTACCGTGCGCAGCAGCGCCGTCGCGCCGGCCGAGGCGATCGCCGAGCACGCGGGCGCCGCAGGCGCCATGGCCGGCTCATCGGCCGGGGCGGAACTGCAATCGGCCGTGCTGCAACCGGCCATGGCCGCCCTGCGCGCCATGCCCGAGATCGACCACGAGCGCGTGGCCATGCTGCGCGATGCGCTGGCCAAGGGCGAATTGCCCTTCGATCCATCGAAACTGGCCGGCTTGATCCAGCGCTTCCACGGCGGCGAATCGTGA